TGATTATTTCTTCGGTAAAACCTCGAATTTTACTTTTGGGAAAAATCTTTGGAACTACACTCGCCGGGATTACACAATTTGTAGTTTGGGTGGTGTTAATACTTGTATTAATGACTGTGGTAACGTCGGTATTCGGCATAGATCCTTCTGCAGGTTCCCCGTCGCAGCAAGTTATAGAAAACAGTGTAAATGGTGGTACCCAGCAAGTTTTGCAAGATGTAATGCTCGAGATTAATAACTTACCTATTGCTAATTTAATAGTAATGTTTATCCTCTTTTTTGTAGGAGGATATTTACTCTATGCCTCATTATACGCCTCGGTGGGTGCAGCTGTAGATAGTGAAACGGATACCCAACAATTTATGATGCCTATTTTAATGCCACTTATTCTGGCGGTGTATGTCGGATTTTTCACCGTAATTGATAATCCACACGGAACTGTTTCCCAAGTTTTTTCGTACATACCTTTTACTTCGCCGGTAGTAATGTTAATGCGTATTCCATTTGGTGTGCCGCTTTGGCAGCAAATTATTTCGGTAGTAATTTTATTCGCAACCTTTATTGCTATGGTTTGGTTTGCGGCAAAAATTTACCGAGTGGGAATATTAATGTATGGAAAAAAACCAACGTACAAAGAAATTTTTAAGTGGCTTAAGTATTAATAAAGAATCCATTGAACGTTGCTATGAATTCGATGGAATTGAAAAAGAAAAATTATGAAAAAGAACCTTTGCCTTACGGCCTGCCTAATGCTTTTTATTTTAGGTGCGTCTGCCCAAACAACAGACTTGGCGCGGATTGAATATTTAAATTTGCAGTTTGCCAAATCCGATAATTCTATAAACCGTTATCGGGCTTTGCTTCAGGCGCCAATTCCATTAAACAAGGAGAAGGAAAACCTTTTGGTGGTGGGGCTGGAATACAGATATGTTGATATTAATATTAATGACTCACAAGATGTTTTCGCTTTTGACGACCAACTGGTTTCGTCTGTGCAACAAATGAATGCTTATTTGGGATATGTATGGAAACAAAACGATTGGCGATTTGGTGTAAAAACCGGGGTGAAAATTCAGAGCAATTTTGAAGGCAGTTTAGTAAACGACGACTTTATTTATGAAGTGGGAGCTTACGCCATAAAAGATAAAAAGAAAAATCCGGAAGAAGGTAAAAAACCATATCGCTTTATTATGGGGCTTGTTTATTCCACAACGCCGGGCAGATGGTACCCATTGCCCATTTTAAATTACTACAAAGAATTTCATCCCAATTGGACGTACACCCTCGGGGTTCCAAAGACCAATGTGCGCCACTATCTAAATAACAGTCATAAAGATGCTATTCAGGCATTTGCTACATTAGATAATGTGTATTCTAACCTTCAACAAAATTTTGTACCACTTATAGACCAAGGTGAAGATGGTAAAGTGGCAGAAAGTGTGCAACTAACTATTGGTTTATTGGGCCTTGGTTACGAACACTTTTTTACGGAGCATTTATTGTTTTATGGGTATGCGGCGCATTCGGTTTACAACGATTTTAGGTTGGAAGACGGCGATGGAAAAAAAGTTTATAAAATAAATACCGAAAATTCTCCCTATTTTAGGGCAGGAATAAAATTTAAATATTAATGGCAAGAATACTTATAATAGAAGATGAGGCAGCAATTAGAAGAGTTTTGGTGAAAATTCTTTCTGAAGAAAACCAAGGCTACGAGGTGTTTGAAGCAGAAGATGGCCTTGCCGGAATGGAACTGATAAAAAATGAAGATTTCGATTTGGTACTTTGCGATATCAAAATGCCCAAAATGGACGGAGTTGAGGTTTTGGAAGCCGTAAAAAAAATTAAACCCGAAACACCTATGGTTATGATTTCCGGACACGGCGATCTTGAAACTGCCGTAAATACAATGAAATTGGGCGCCTTCGATTATATTTCAAAACCACCGGATTTAAACCGTTTATTAAACACTGTTCGTATAGCCTTAGACCGGAAAGAGTTGGTTGTTGAAAATACCCGCCTTAAAAAAAAGGTTTCAAAAAACTATGAAATGGTAGGCGAATCGCCAGAGATAGAACAGATTAAAAAAATGATTGAAAAAGTGGCCCCCACCGAAGCACGCGTTTTAATTACCGGTCCCAATGGTACCGGAAAAGAACTGGTGGCGCATTGGCTACATCAAAAAAGCGATCGTAGCAACGGTCCGATGATAGAGGTTAACTGCGCTGCAATTCCTAGCGAATTAATTGAAAGCGAACTATTCGGGCACGTAAAAGGCGCTTTTACCTCAGCAAATAAAGACCGAGCTGGTAAATTTGAAGCTGCAAATGGCGGTACAATTTTTCTCGATGAAGTGGGCGATATGAGCCTCTCTGCGCAGGCAAAGGTGCTTAGAGCCTTACAGGAAAATAAAGTACAACGCGTTGGTAGCGACAAGGACATTAAGGTTGATGTTCGCGTAATTACTGCGACCAATAAAAATTTAAAAAAGGAAATAGAAGCAGGTAATTTTCGCGAAGATCTCTATCATAGATTGGCAGTAATTCTTATAAAAGTTCCACCGTTAAATGATAGAAGAGACGACATTCCATTATTGGTTGATTATTTTTCTGAAAAAATTTCAGTTGAACACGGTACGACTAAAAAGAAATTCGCTCCAAAAGCTATAAAATTATTGCAAGAATACGATTGGACAGGAAATATTCGCGAACTCAGAAATGTTGTGGAGCGCTTAATTATTCTCGGAGAAAAGGAAATTAGCGTTGAGGATGTTAAATTGTTCGCCAGTAAATAGATATATAGATGAAAGAAGTACGCATTGAAGATTTTAAAGTTAGTGGGCCTATAAAATTAGATGGCTCCCGAAATGATTTTGATTTGGAAGCCTCTGAGGATGAGTTGAAAAATCAATTAAGAAAAACGCGAAAAGAGTTAGGTAAACTTCAAGACACGCTATACGCCCATGGAAAATATGCAGTTTTGGTCTGCCTTCAAGGAATGGATACGGCTGGGAAAGATAGCTTAATTCGCGAAGTTTTTAAAGATTTTAATGCCCGTGGAGTAGTGGTTCACAGTTTTAAAACGCCCACTTCGCTCGAAAAAAAACACGATTATCTTTGGCGCCACTACATTGCACTTCCCGAACGCGGAAAGTTTGGCGTTTTCAATAGAACACATTATGAAAATGTTTTGGTTACCCGTGTACACCCCGAATATATTCTTGGTGAAAATTTGCCGGACGTAAACTCTTTAGATGATATTGATACAGAATTCTGGGACAAACGATTTCAGCAAATCAATAATTTTGAAAAGACAGTACAAGAAAACGGAACTATTATTTTCAAATTCTTTTTAAACCTTTCAAAAGAAGAACAAAAAAATCGATTGCTTCGCAGGCTGGACAAGCCAAATAAAAATTGGAAATTTTCTCCAGGCGATTTAGACGAAAGGGAATTATGGCAAGAATACAGAAATTGTTATGAGGAAGCCATTAATCGCACCTCAAAACCCCACGCTCCTTGGTACATTATTCCTTCAGACGATAAGGATACTGCCCGATTAATTGTGGCAGAAATTATGCTTCGCGAACTAAAAAAATACGAGGACATCAAAGAACCTGAACTAGACGACGCTATAAAGGCAAAAATTTCAGAATACCGTGAACGTCTTAAAAATGATTAATTTGTCGGCTCACTGAGTTAAAAAAGACACTGATTCTATAAAATTTTTTACAAATGAAAACTCGATTAATCCCTGCTTTAATTTTCTTTCTATTTATTTCAACTGCAAGCATTTCACAAAATGCAGCGCAGGATTCTACTATGCTAAAAAAGCTTTATACCACGGCCTTATCAGATGGAAAAGCATACGACTGGTTAGATTATCTTTCCAACCAAATTGGAGGACGTTTGTCTGGTTCTTTTGAGGCAGAACGCGCTGTAAAATACACCGAAGCCGAGCTAAAGGAACTGGGTTTAGACAAGGTTTGGCTACAACCGGTAATGGTGCCAAAATGGACACGTGGTTTTAAGGAATACGCCTATATTGAATCTCCCTCGGGCGAAAAAACCGTTACCAATATTTTAGCACTGGGAGGGTCTGTGCCAACACCTAATTTGGGAATAAAAGCCGAGGTAGTAGAAGTTCATAATTTTGAGGAACTCGCAAGTTTAGGTCGTCAAAAAATTGAAGGTAAAATAGTTTTTTTTAACAGACCAATGCAACCAGATTTAATACACACGGGCCATGCCTACGGAGGTGCGTCAAATCAACGTTATTCCGGTGCGGCAGAAGCTACCAAGTATGGAGCAATTGGCGTATTGGTGCGTTCGCTGTCTTTAAAAAACGATTCTGCACCGCATACGGGGGCAATGAGTTATGGCGATACCCCAGAATCAAAACGAATTCCTGCTGCCGCAATTAGCACAAAAGATGCAGATTATCTCAGTGGCTTACTGAAACTAGAACCACAGTTACAATTTTACTTTAAACAAAACTGTAAAATTTGGGACGATGTACTTTCTTATAATGTAATTGGCGAAATAACTGGCACCACTTACCCTGATAAATATATGGTAGTTGGTGGCCACTTAGACAGTTGGGATGTTGGTGATGGCGCTCACGACGATGGTGCGGGAGTTACACAAAGTATGGAAGTATTGCGACTTTTTAAAAAACTGAATTACAAGCCAAAACACAGCATTCGCGTAGTTTTATTTATGAATGAAGAAAATGGTTTGCGCGGCGGATTAAAATATGCCGAAGAAGCCAAACGAAAAAATGAAACCCACGTTTTTGCATTGGAGAGCGATAGTGGTGGATTTACACCTCGGGGTTTTTCGCTTGAAACCGATGCAGCTAACCTCGCGCAAATTCGTTCGTGGGTGCCACTTTTTGAGCCGTATTTAATTCATCTGTTTGATGAAGGGTATAGCGGCGCAGATATACGTCCAATGAAAGGAAATATTAATGTGCTGGCTGGATTACAACCAGATTCTCAGCGTTATTTCGATATTCACCACTCTGCAAACGATACATTTGAACAAATTAACAAACGCGAACTGGAACTTGGCGCGGCAACTATGGCTAGTCTGATGTATTTAATGGATACTTACGGCGCTAAATAAATTTAATTACCACCATACTACAAAAAAACGTTCCATTTTATGGGGCGTTTTTTTATAAATTAAAGGTGATTTGTTATTTTTAATCTGAAGTTCAACTTTCTCTTTTATTTCTGAAAACGAATGCCAGGCTGCAATAGCCCTTGGTGGTAAAAGCCATTCTTTTTTGGTGGGTATGGCGTATAGTGCTTCGCTTTCTTCCGCAACAAAATCGTTGTGTTTTATCCAATATCCTACGATGCAGTTGGTGTAATTTAAAGAGAAATCATTGCTTTTTATTTTCTTCGGAATGAATAAAAAAGCCTTTAAACACAATTGTTGCGAAGTTGGCAAAGTGATATTTAAAGAGTGTAGTTTTTCAATAGTTTCCGCTTTTTGAAGTAGTGGAAATTGTTTCAACTTTACTTTTTCCAATTTATCAAAAAGACTGTCTTTTCGGTTGGGGCCAATCCATTTTTCTTCTTCCGTAGCACCTAGATTTTCATCGTATAAATAAAATTTGCAAGCTAATTCAATATGAATTATTTCTTCACTTTGTATGTTTTTAGCTATGTAATCCAGTTCGCCTAAGGTTTCTTTCGCACCATTTATTTGAAGATTTGCCACGAGGAGTTTATAGTTTTTTGAACTTCTTAAAAATGCTTCAAAACAGGCTTCGGCTTGCATTCCGAGTACTAATTGTTCGGGAAAGTTGAATTCGCTTGTGGTTATCATTTCATTTAAAAAACTAAAATTTTCAAAAGGATACTTCTCCGAAGTAATTTTTAATTCAGGTGCGTTTATAAAGCTATTTAAAATGTGGCTATTCAATAGGTTGCGGTAAATTTTGGTGTTAAGTTTTAAATGTCCAAGCAATAAATCGGCTTTGTTTGTTGCCTTGCTCCATTTCAACAATTTTTATATTCGTAGGCTTGGTTTTGTTAATTGCGCGTTTACAATTTTTTAGGTTTTCTTTTTGCGACACTATGACTGTAAACCAATGTACTTGTTCCTTAAACTGAATGCTTTCTTCGGTCATTTTTCTTATAAATGCTACTTCGCCGCCTTTATACCATAACTCGTTGCTGAGACCGCCGAAATTTTTCGAGTTTTGGCCCTTTAAATCTAAATTTTTAAACTTGCGTTGGTTGCTTTGTTCTGCCTCTGTTCGGTTTTTAAAAAACGGCGGATTGCAAACCACCACATCAAAATAATCTGTGGGATGGATAATGTTTTCTAAAATTTGCGTCTTGAATTGCTGGTGCCGTAATTCAATATTTGTAAGTATTTTATTTTTAGAAATTATTTTTTGGGCATTGCGCAGCGAATCTGTATTCACCTCGCTAGCTGTGCAGCGCCAATTAAAATGACAACGTGCAAGTATGGGGTAGATGAGGTTCGGGCCCGTGCCAATATCCAGCAAATGGATGTCTGTTTTGTTTAACAAGTCTGCAACGTGTAACAAATAATCTAACCTCCCCGGAATAGGCGGGCAGAGGTTGTCTTCGGGGATTTTCCAGTAATTTAATTCGTAATGAGTTTTTAATAATGCTGTGTTTAGAGCTATTACCGCTTCATTATTGGCAAATTTTATAGTGGTGTTGCCATAATTATTCTTAAAGACAAAATGATTTAATGGAGGGTGGTTTGCTATAAGTGTACTAAAGTTATAATCTTTGGCAAAGGGATTTTTTGGATGCACAGCTTGTATTTTAAGAAAGTAAAGGTACTACAACGGGCGTAAACCAATTTTGAAATAATTTATAGCACAGGCTTTTGCTTTAGGTCGCGCGCCACTTTGGCTTCTTCATTTTTAATTATAGCATTTTTTACGGCGCTAAAAGTAATGTCTTTTGCTTCGGCATACGATATATTATAAACGCGGTTTAGTACACTGAACTCTTCGGGAAATTGTTCTAAAAGCGAATTATAATACACGTCTAATTGGTCTTGGTCAGGCAATTCGAATTTAAGTTTTAGTTGAAATCTTCGCAACAAAGCAGTATCAATCACACTGGGATGATTGGTAGCGGCAATTAATAAAACGTTATTTGGCAATTCATCAATTAATTGAATAACTGTATTTACCAATCGTTTCATTTCGGCAGAATCTTTATCGTCGTGATCGCGAAGTTTCCCGATGGAATCAAATTCGTCTAACAGCAAAACAGCGTTTTCACGAGCAGCTTTTTTAAAGACTTCGGTAATATTTTTAGCGGTTTCGCCCAATCGGGAAGAAACGATATTTCCCAAGTTTAAAATAATTATTTTTTTATCTAAAGATTGTGCAATGACTTTTGCGGTGGTAGTTTTTCCGCATCCCGTATGGCCAAAGAGAAAAATTTTATTGGCTACCGGAAGCTTGTATTTGTTTAAAATTTCAAAATGTTTAAACTCCTTTAACAACTGTTTTAAGGCATTTTTATTGGCCTTACTTAAATGTAATTGGTTTAAGCCAAGGGTTGCTTCTTTTGAAATAATTATAAAATCTGATAGTGCCATTTTAACCTATTTTAAATCTGCAAAAATACATTGAATTGTAATAGTTATTACCTTTTCAGCACACTTTCGTATTTTGCAATCCACTGTGCAACTGTAATTTTAGTCGCGAGCTCTCCCAGTAATTCAAATGGTATATTTTTTAGGTTCTTAAAACGAACACAGCTTTTTCCCATGTCTAGTTTTCCCTTTGCATACTTGGGATATTCTGCTACAAACCAAGCCATTATTTCAGGATCTGTGTAAATACCGGAATGATAAAAACCAATGTGATTTTTTTGTGAAGCAATGCTCATAAATGGTAGGGCATCCGTAGGTTTGCAGTGGTACCCATCGGGATAAATGCTGTGCGGCACCACATAACTAATCATTCCGTATTGCATAGTTTCTTCAAAACCATCCGGAAGGTTTTTCTTTACTGTATCTCGAAGTTTTTGCATCACTACCTTTCGATCTTCTGGTAGTTCATCAATATATTGATCCGGAGTCTTGGCGGTTGATTGCATTATTTTACTGGCTTTAAAAAATTCATTAAAAAACCCAAATTTAAAGCTTTTGTTTGGTATTGTGCAGAGGAATGTCTGGTGTATTAATTATTAAAGCGCAGCATCATCCCTTTCCAAGTTATTTTTACTTTCCCCGCCTTGGCTATGCAATTGGTTTTCTTCGTCTCGAAGTCCGTTGGGATTGTTTTGTTTTTTTGCCTTACTCCGGCCGGGGATGTCCAAGTCTTTTCCTTCAAAATCTACTTTATTCTTTCTATCCTTAAGTTGTTGATCATCGCCGCCATCGCCGTGAATATTTTTCTGGTTTAAAATATCTTTATCGTGGTCGGTAACTTCAGGATTGTACGGCAGGTTTTCATTTGTAGTGTTTTCTTTCTTTTTCATAATTAATATTTTTAGTTTCCTAAAAGTAATTAATGAAGAAGGCAATTAAAAGCAGTTTAACGGGACGTAGGCAATATTATAACAAAATATTATAAGGTTTTCGACTAAATTGATTTGAGGCCTGAATCTTTAAAATTGTTGAAATAAATTCTAAAGGTTACTGTTTTGTTTCTTGAACGTATATTTAAACCGGGTCAGAGATTTCAACTTTAATTTTTTTACTGATATCCCGCCGCCTGCAACTTAAACAGTTCTGAGTATAGTTTGGGATGAGCCATTAATTCGTCGTGGGTGCCTAGCTCCAGAACTTGGCCGTTTTGCAAAACCAATATACGATCTGCCATCCGTACGGTACTAAATCGGTGGCTGATAATAATGCTGGTTTTACCTTTTGTGAGGGCGATAAACCGTTCAAAAACATCATACTCTGCTTGCGCGTCCAGTGCACTGGTGGGTTCATCCAGTACCATCACATCGGCATCTTTCATATAAGCACGTGCTAACGCTACTTTTTGCCATTGTCCGCCACTTAGTTCGGTACCTTTATAAAAACGTCTGCCTAAACGCTGCTCCAGACCATCGGTCATTTCGTTAACTACTTGTTCGGCGAGACTTTTACTGGCGGCGTAATTTATAATTTCGTCGTTTTGTACTTGTGCAATATTGCCTACGGCTATGTTTTCGCGCAGGGT
This region of Aequorivita marisscotiae genomic DNA includes:
- a CDS encoding ABC transporter permease; amino-acid sequence: MNHLPLIIKREYLTKVRNKSFIVMTFLSPLIFVGIFALVAYLSSLNNDTVRNISILDESGMFAGEFNSTPHLQYKMLSGVQLADAKKIAENGEIYGLLYIPKTESLDELSEKITFYSEDSPSLSLMSDINNLLEDKVNTLKLKEAGIDSETIKNLHINISANQETFQGKETSKLGSGLKLIFGGAAGYLLFMFIIIYGNMIMRSVIEEKTSRVIEVIISSVKPRILLLGKIFGTTLAGITQFVVWVVLILVLMTVVTSVFGIDPSAGSPSQQVIENSVNGGTQQVLQDVMLEINNLPIANLIVMFILFFVGGYLLYASLYASVGAAVDSETDTQQFMMPILMPLILAVYVGFFTVIDNPHGTVSQVFSYIPFTSPVVMLMRIPFGVPLWQQIISVVILFATFIAMVWFAAKIYRVGILMYGKKPTYKEIFKWLKY
- a CDS encoding sigma-54-dependent transcriptional regulator; this translates as MARILIIEDEAAIRRVLVKILSEENQGYEVFEAEDGLAGMELIKNEDFDLVLCDIKMPKMDGVEVLEAVKKIKPETPMVMISGHGDLETAVNTMKLGAFDYISKPPDLNRLLNTVRIALDRKELVVENTRLKKKVSKNYEMVGESPEIEQIKKMIEKVAPTEARVLITGPNGTGKELVAHWLHQKSDRSNGPMIEVNCAAIPSELIESELFGHVKGAFTSANKDRAGKFEAANGGTIFLDEVGDMSLSAQAKVLRALQENKVQRVGSDKDIKVDVRVITATNKNLKKEIEAGNFREDLYHRLAVILIKVPPLNDRRDDIPLLVDYFSEKISVEHGTTKKKFAPKAIKLLQEYDWTGNIRELRNVVERLIILGEKEISVEDVKLFASK
- a CDS encoding PPK2 family polyphosphate kinase; translation: MKEVRIEDFKVSGPIKLDGSRNDFDLEASEDELKNQLRKTRKELGKLQDTLYAHGKYAVLVCLQGMDTAGKDSLIREVFKDFNARGVVVHSFKTPTSLEKKHDYLWRHYIALPERGKFGVFNRTHYENVLVTRVHPEYILGENLPDVNSLDDIDTEFWDKRFQQINNFEKTVQENGTIIFKFFLNLSKEEQKNRLLRRLDKPNKNWKFSPGDLDERELWQEYRNCYEEAINRTSKPHAPWYIIPSDDKDTARLIVAEIMLRELKKYEDIKEPELDDAIKAKISEYRERLKND
- a CDS encoding M20/M25/M40 family metallo-hydrolase, whose translation is MKTRLIPALIFFLFISTASISQNAAQDSTMLKKLYTTALSDGKAYDWLDYLSNQIGGRLSGSFEAERAVKYTEAELKELGLDKVWLQPVMVPKWTRGFKEYAYIESPSGEKTVTNILALGGSVPTPNLGIKAEVVEVHNFEELASLGRQKIEGKIVFFNRPMQPDLIHTGHAYGGASNQRYSGAAEATKYGAIGVLVRSLSLKNDSAPHTGAMSYGDTPESKRIPAAAISTKDADYLSGLLKLEPQLQFYFKQNCKIWDDVLSYNVIGEITGTTYPDKYMVVGGHLDSWDVGDGAHDDGAGVTQSMEVLRLFKKLNYKPKHSIRVVLFMNEENGLRGGLKYAEEAKRKNETHVFALESDSGGFTPRGFSLETDAANLAQIRSWVPLFEPYLIHLFDEGYSGADIRPMKGNINVLAGLQPDSQRYFDIHHSANDTFEQINKRELELGAATMASLMYLMDTYGAK
- a CDS encoding DUF1853 family protein, which gives rise to MNSHILNSFINAPELKITSEKYPFENFSFLNEMITTSEFNFPEQLVLGMQAEACFEAFLRSSKNYKLLVANLQINGAKETLGELDYIAKNIQSEEIIHIELACKFYLYDENLGATEEEKWIGPNRKDSLFDKLEKVKLKQFPLLQKAETIEKLHSLNITLPTSQQLCLKAFLFIPKKIKSNDFSLNYTNCIVGYWIKHNDFVAEESEALYAIPTKKEWLLPPRAIAAWHSFSEIKEKVELQIKNNKSPLIYKKTPHKMERFFVVWW
- the rlmF gene encoding 23S rRNA (adenine(1618)-N(6))-methyltransferase RlmF, producing MHPKNPFAKDYNFSTLIANHPPLNHFVFKNNYGNTTIKFANNEAVIALNTALLKTHYELNYWKIPEDNLCPPIPGRLDYLLHVADLLNKTDIHLLDIGTGPNLIYPILARCHFNWRCTASEVNTDSLRNAQKIISKNKILTNIELRHQQFKTQILENIIHPTDYFDVVVCNPPFFKNRTEAEQSNQRKFKNLDLKGQNSKNFGGLSNELWYKGGEVAFIRKMTEESIQFKEQVHWFTVIVSQKENLKNCKRAINKTKPTNIKIVEMEQGNKQSRFIAWTFKT
- a CDS encoding AAA family ATPase; amino-acid sequence: MALSDFIIISKEATLGLNQLHLSKANKNALKQLLKEFKHFEILNKYKLPVANKIFLFGHTGCGKTTTAKVIAQSLDKKIIILNLGNIVSSRLGETAKNITEVFKKAARENAVLLLDEFDSIGKLRDHDDKDSAEMKRLVNTVIQLIDELPNNVLLIAATNHPSVIDTALLRRFQLKLKFELPDQDQLDVYYNSLLEQFPEEFSVLNRVYNISYAEAKDITFSAVKNAIIKNEEAKVARDLKQKPVL
- a CDS encoding DUF1801 domain-containing protein produces the protein MQSTAKTPDQYIDELPEDRKVVMQKLRDTVKKNLPDGFEETMQYGMISYVVPHSIYPDGYHCKPTDALPFMSIASQKNHIGFYHSGIYTDPEIMAWFVAEYPKYAKGKLDMGKSCVRFKNLKNIPFELLGELATKITVAQWIAKYESVLKR